The Sinorhizobium fredii genome contains the following window.
GCTGCGCGACCTCGCCGAGCGGCAGGCGCGCCTTGCCCGTCAGCTCGCCGATCAGGGGCGCGACCTCGAAAGCCTCGACCGGCAGATGGCGGCCCTCCCGGACCCTCACGAGAAGCAGGGGCAGGTGGAGGCCGCGGAAGCGGCGCTGGAAGAGGCCGAGGCGGTGGTCGTCGCCGTGGAGGAAAACCTTGCCGAAGCGCGGGCGGAAGAAGCGGCGGCCCGCCAGCCCGTCGACCAGGCGCGGGCGCGGCTGAACGGCATTGAAACCGAGGCGCGCACGATCCGCCGGATGCTGGAAGCGGCCGGCGCCAGCGCCTATCCGGCGGTCGTCGAGGATATGAAGGTGGAGCGCGGCTTCGAGACGGCGCTCGGCGCAGCATTGGGCGACGACCTCGATTCGCCGCTGGAGCAGGCGGCTGCCGCCCATTGGCGCATGCCCGGCGACCACGCCGACGACCCCGCCTTGCCCGGCGGTGCCTTGCCGCTCAGCGACTATGTCAGCGCCCCGGAGGCGCTGGGCCGCACGCTCCGCCAGATCGGCATCGTCGGAAACGAATCCGAGGCTGAGCGCCTGTTGCCGCTCCTGAAGTCCGGCCAGCGGCTGGTGACGAAGGAAGGCGCTGTCTGGCGTTGGGATGGGCACGTCACCGGCTCGGAAGCGCCGAGTGCTGCCGCCTTGAGGCTCGCGCAGAAGAACCGCCTTTCCGAGCTCGAGGCGGAGGCCGAGGATGCGGCTGAGGTGCTGCGCCGGGCGGAGGCGGATCTCGCCGCCGCCGGCGCGCGCATTCGTGCCGAGGACGAGCGGCTGCGGCTGTCGCGCGATGCCCAGCGGATGATCTCCAGGCAGCTCGCCGAGGCGCGCGACGCTCTAGCTGCGGCCGAACGTGCCTCCGGTGATCTCGTTCGCCGCCGGGCGGTGCTTGCCGAGACGAAGCTTCAGCTCGAGGCTCAGGTCGAAGAGGCGGCCGAGCAGATCGAGGCGGCGAACGACGCACTGGCCGAGGCGTCCGACCCCTCGGAACTCGAGCTGCGGCTGCGCACCCGGACGGCGGAGGTTGCGACGGACCGCGCCGCGGTCGCCGAAGCGCGCGCCGCGCATGACGGACTTGCCCGCGAAAACGAGGCGCGCCTGCGCCGGCTGACGGCGATCGCTGCGGAACGCGAGACCTGGCGGGCGAGGGCGGCGAGCGCCGAGGAGCACATCGCGACACTGCGCGACCGCGAGGCGGAAGCGCGCGAGGAGGTCGAGGAGCTCGTCGACGCACCCGACGAGTTCGACGACAAGCGCCGCGCCCTGGCAAACGAGTTGCAGAAGGCGGAGACGGCGCGCCGCCAGGCGGCCGACATCCTCGCCGAGGCGGAGACCCGCCAGCGTGAAGCCGATCGCCTTGCCGCGGCGGCGCTCTCGGAACTCGCGGAAGCGCGCGAAAAGCGCGGCCGAGCCGAGGAACGGCTCGTCTCGGCCCGCGAGCGGCGCGTCGAGGTCGAGGCGCGGATACTGGAGGCGCTTTCCTGCGCACCGCACGAGGCGATGCGCCTGACTGGGCTGGCCGCCGATGCGGCGTTGCCCGACATGCGAGCCGTCGAGCGTGAGCTTGAGCGGCTGAAGATCGAGCGGGAGCGCCTCGGCGCCGTCAACCTGCGTGCCGACGAGGAGCAGAAGGAGCTTTCTGAACGGCTGGCAGCACTCCTCAAGGAGCGCGATGACGTCATCGAGGCGATCCGCAAGCTCCGGAGCGCCATCCAGAACCTCAATCGCGAGGGACGCGAACGGCTGATTGCCGCCTTCGACGTGGTCAATGTCCAGTTCCAGCGGCTCTTCACCCATCTCTTCGGCGGCGGCACCGCGGAACTGCAACTGATCGAGAGCGACGATCCGCTGGAGGCCGGCCTCGAAATCCTCGCCCGGCCGCCGGGCAAGAAACCGCAGACCATGACCTTGCTTTCCGGCGGCGAGCAGGCGCTGACGGCGATGGCGCTGATCTTCGCCGTCTTCCTCACCAATCCCGCGCCGATCTGCGTGCTCGACGAAGTCGACGCACCGCTCGACGACCACAATGTCGAGCGCTACTGTAACCTGATGGATGAAATGGCCGCCTCGACCGAGACGCGCTTCATCATCATCACCCATAACCCGATCACCATGGCCCGCATGAACCGCCTGTTCGGCGTCACCATGGCCGAGCAGGGTGTTTCGCAGCTTGTCTCCGTCGACCTGCAGACGGCCGAGCGCATGCGCGAAGCGGTCTGAACCGGCGGGCCATCCGCAGACGAGAGAGGCGACAGGCGCTGCTGCATTTTTGATGCACTGCAGCAAAAATCTTCGCCGAGTGCATTTTCAGGCCGAACCATATACTGTAGATCGTCCATCGAACTGTTTCTGGGTGGAGAACAGGCATGACGAAATGGGTCTACACCTTCGGCGGAGGCAAGGCCGAAGGGAGTGCGGGGGATCGCAACAGGCTGGGCGGCAAGGGCGCGAACCTTGCCGAAATGTGCAATCTCGGCCTGCCGGTGCCCCCCGGCCTGACCATCGTCACGGATGCCTGCAACAGCTATTTCGACAACGGCCGGGAAATGCCCGAAGGCCTGCGCGAGCAGGTCCGCGAGGGCATTGCCCGGATGGAAGAGATCACCGGGCGCGTTTTCGGCGATACGGACCATCCGCTGCTTCTCTCGGTCCGTTCCGGCGCCCGCGCCTCGATGCCCGGCATGATGGATACGGTCCTCAATCTCGGTCTCAACGATCAGTCGGTGCACGCGCTCGGACACGATGCCGGCGACGCGCGCTTCGCCTGGGACAGCTACCGCCGCTTCATCCAGATGTATGGCGACGTCGTGATGGGCGTGGATCACGAGATCTTCGAAGAAATCCTCGAGGAAGAGAAGGCGCGGCTCGGCCACGAGCAGGATCCGGAGCTTTCGGCCGTCGAGTGGCAGCATGTCATCTCCCGCTACAAGGAAGCGATCGAGGAGGTGCTCGGCGAGCCCTTTCCGCAGGATCCGGAAGTCCAGCTCTGGGGTGCGATCGGCGCGGTCTTCTCGAGCTGGATGAACCCGCGTGCCATCACCTACCGGCATCTGCACGCCATTCCGGCCGCCTGGGGCACCGCCGTCAACGTTCAGGCGATGGTGTTCGGCAATCTCGGCAATTCGTCGGCAACCGGCGTCGCCTTCACCCGCAACCCGTCGACCGGCGCAAAGGAACTCTACGGCGAATTCCTGGTCAATGCGCAAGGGGAGGACGTGGTCGCCGGCATCCGCACGCCCCAGAACATCACCGAGGCCGCCCGGATCGCGTCCGGCTCCGATAAGCCGTCGCTGGAAAAGCTGATGCCGGAGGGCTTCGCCGAGTTCGAGGCGATCTGTCAGACGCTTGAGCGCCACTACCGCGACATGCAGGACCTCGAATTCACCATCGAGCGCGGCAAGCTCTGGATGCTGCAGACCCGCTCCGGCAAGCGCACCGCCAAGGCGGCGCTGAAGATCGCCGTCGACATGGCCGAGGAGGGCCTGATTTCCAAGGAAGAGGCCGTGGCGCGCATCGATCCGGCTTCGCTCGACCAGCTCCTGCATCCGACCATCGATCCGCATGCCCGCCGCGACATCATCGGCTCGGGGCTGCCGGCCTCGCCGGGGGCGGCGACGGGCGAGATCGTCTTCACCTCCGAGGAGGCGGTGCAGGCCGTCAAGGAAGGCCGCAAGGTCATCCTGGTCCGAGTCGAGACGAGCCCGGAGGACATCCACGGCATGCATGCGGCTCAGGGCATCCTGACGACACGCGGCGGCATGACGAGCCACGCCGCCGTCGTCGCCCGCGGCATGGGCACGCCTTGCGTCTCCGGCGCCGGCAGCATCCGCGTCGATCAGCGGGGCGAGCTGCTGATCACCGCGAGCGTCACCCTGAAGAAGGGTGAGGTGATCACTATCGACGGATCGTCGGGCCAAGTGCTGAAGGGCGAGATCGCCATGCTGCAGCCGGAGCTTTCGGGTGATTTCGGCAAGATCATGCAATGGGCCGACCAGAGCCGCCGGATGACGGTGCGCACCAATGCCGAGACGCCCGCCGATGCGCGTGCCGCCCGCTCCTTCGGCGCCGAAGGCATTGGCCTCTGCCGCACAGAGCACATGTTCTTCGAGGACGACCGCATCAATGTGATGCGCGAGATGATCCTCGCCGAGGACGAGGAGGGCCGGCGTGCGGCACTTGCGAAGCTCTTGCCGATGCAGCGCTCCGACTTCGTGGAGCTCTTCTCGATCATGCACGGCCTGCCGGTGACGATCCGCCTTCTCGATCCGCCGCTGCACGAATTCCTGCCGAAGACCGATGAGGAAATTGCCGAAGTCGCCGGCGTTCTGGCGCTCGACCCGGCGCATCTGCGTCAGCGGGTCGATGCGCTGCACGAGTTCAATCCGATGCTCGGCCATCGCGGCTGCCGGCTCGCGATCTCCCATCCGGAAATCGCCGAAATGCAGGCCCGCGCCATTTTTGAGGCGGCCGTCGAGGCGGCGCGCAGCACAGGTGCGCCGGTGGTTCCCGAGATCATGGTCCCGCTCGTCGGGCTGCGCGCGGAACTCGACTATGTCAAGGAACGGATCGATGCGGTCGCCAAGGAAGTGATCGGCGAGGCAGGCATCGGCATCGATTATCTGGTCGGCACGATGATCGAACTGCCGCGCGCCGCCTTGCGCGCCGACGTGATTGCCGAAGCGGCCGATTTCTTCTCCTTCGGCACCAATGACCTGACGCAGACGACCTTCGGTATTTCGCGCGACGATGCGGCCCAGTTTCTGGCCACCTATCAGCAGAAGGGCATCATCGAGCAGGATCCGTTCGTCTCGCTCGACTTCGACGGCGTAGGCGAACTGATCCAGCTTGCCGCCGAGCGCGGCCGCCGCACCAAGAACGGCCTGAAGCTCGGCATTTGCGGCGAGCATGGCGGCGATCCGGCGTCAATCCGCTTCTGCGAGGAGGCCGGGCTCGACTATGTTTCCTGCTCGCCCTTCCGCGTGCCGATCGCCCGGCTGGCGGCCGCACAGGCGGCGATCAAGGGCAACGGCAAGACCGAGGCGCTGGCGGCAAGTTGACGGCTGGCCTGCGTCCGCCTTAATACCAATACGGTCTTCGCAACAGTATGTCGCTTTCGTAGCGGAAGGCGCGCGCTTCGGCGCGGCGGTCGAGTTCTATGCGTTGCAGGCAGGTCGCGAACGCATCCGTGCCGCGGCGAAAGCCATAGGAGGCGCAGGTCGTTTCGTCCCTTGCGCGCCGCTCCTGCGGGGACACCGTCTGGCAGCCGGCAAGCACTATTCCTGTTGCAGCGAGTGTCAGCAGTCTGACTGTCGTCGTATTCATTCCTGCCTCCTGATCGGCGCTCGCTCGCGCAACTGAGATCGGCGGCATGTCGGCTCGTCCTCCGCGCGATGAAATTGCTACTGCATGTCTTTGTCCTTAAATCGTCCTCGATTTAAGGACAAAGGCATGCAGCAATTCAAAGTGCTACAGCGGCCTTTGCGCGTGACAAGACGCGCGACGCTGTAGGCAGGAAGGACGCATGGTTGCGGGTCTGCGGGCGCGATTCAACGGCAACAAGAATATCATGCGCCGCTGGATAGTGGCGATTAATCTCGGCTGCTTCAGATCCGCTCGAGCACGCCGACGAAAGCCTCGGCGAAGCTGGTGAGACCGGCGGTGCGCTCGCTCGGCTGCTCGACGCGGATCGAACTTCCATCCTCATTCAGGCAGACGAAGAGGATCGTTTCCGCCTGATCGCCGGCCGTGCCGTGGCGGAGGACGGCAATGGTCAGGCAATTGTCGACAAGGCCGGAGGCAGGCAGGACGAAGAGGAACTCGCCGCCGATCTCGGCGGCAACCGTGCGGACAAAGGACGAGAAATCATCCTTGTTGCCGGAGAAGCGGTCGAGGGAGAGCTCGAGTTCGAGCAGCGCCATCGGAAGGGCAGCGTCTCCGCCGGGCGGCGGAGGGGCGGCAACGGCGATTTCCGAACGTGTCTCCGATGCGGTCATGATCTCTCTCCGTTGTCACGGCGCCTCTATGCCGCCGTGTGTCTTTTCAGG
Protein-coding sequences here:
- the ppdK gene encoding pyruvate, phosphate dikinase; the protein is MTKWVYTFGGGKAEGSAGDRNRLGGKGANLAEMCNLGLPVPPGLTIVTDACNSYFDNGREMPEGLREQVREGIARMEEITGRVFGDTDHPLLLSVRSGARASMPGMMDTVLNLGLNDQSVHALGHDAGDARFAWDSYRRFIQMYGDVVMGVDHEIFEEILEEEKARLGHEQDPELSAVEWQHVISRYKEAIEEVLGEPFPQDPEVQLWGAIGAVFSSWMNPRAITYRHLHAIPAAWGTAVNVQAMVFGNLGNSSATGVAFTRNPSTGAKELYGEFLVNAQGEDVVAGIRTPQNITEAARIASGSDKPSLEKLMPEGFAEFEAICQTLERHYRDMQDLEFTIERGKLWMLQTRSGKRTAKAALKIAVDMAEEGLISKEEAVARIDPASLDQLLHPTIDPHARRDIIGSGLPASPGAATGEIVFTSEEAVQAVKEGRKVILVRVETSPEDIHGMHAAQGILTTRGGMTSHAAVVARGMGTPCVSGAGSIRVDQRGELLITASVTLKKGEVITIDGSSGQVLKGEIAMLQPELSGDFGKIMQWADQSRRMTVRTNAETPADARAARSFGAEGIGLCRTEHMFFEDDRINVMREMILAEDEEGRRAALAKLLPMQRSDFVELFSIMHGLPVTIRLLDPPLHEFLPKTDEEIAEVAGVLALDPAHLRQRVDALHEFNPMLGHRGCRLAISHPEIAEMQARAIFEAAVEAARSTGAPVVPEIMVPLVGLRAELDYVKERIDAVAKEVIGEAGIGIDYLVGTMIELPRAALRADVIAEAADFFSFGTNDLTQTTFGISRDDAAQFLATYQQKGIIEQDPFVSLDFDGVGELIQLAAERGRRTKNGLKLGICGEHGGDPASIRFCEEAGLDYVSCSPFRVPIARLAAAQAAIKGNGKTEALAAS
- the smc gene encoding chromosome segregation protein SMC, yielding MKFNKLRLLGFKSFVEPTEFIIERGLTGVVGPNGCGKSNLVEALRWVMGENSYKNMRASGMDDVIFSGSGNRPARNTAEVGLYLDNGDRTAPAAFNDSDEIQVTRRIEREQGSVYRINGKEARAKDVQLLFADASTGARSPSMVGQGRIGELIAAKPQARRQLLEEAAGISGLHSRRHEAELRLKAAETNLERLDDVTSQLESQIESLKRQSRQANRFKMLSAEIRRHDAILLHIRWVQAKEAEAEATSQLNQITALVAEKAQAQMEAAKHQAISSLKLPELRENEAKLAAALQRLQIARAQLEEDAGRILRRRDELQRRLSQLAEDIAREERLIADNAGILARLDLEEEELRDALAEADERAAEARERLEDANERLSGSEADLAGLTAERAEAQAARNQLDRTLRDLAERQARLARQLADQGRDLESLDRQMAALPDPHEKQGQVEAAEAALEEAEAVVVAVEENLAEARAEEAAARQPVDQARARLNGIETEARTIRRMLEAAGASAYPAVVEDMKVERGFETALGAALGDDLDSPLEQAAAAHWRMPGDHADDPALPGGALPLSDYVSAPEALGRTLRQIGIVGNESEAERLLPLLKSGQRLVTKEGAVWRWDGHVTGSEAPSAAALRLAQKNRLSELEAEAEDAAEVLRRAEADLAAAGARIRAEDERLRLSRDAQRMISRQLAEARDALAAAERASGDLVRRRAVLAETKLQLEAQVEEAAEQIEAANDALAEASDPSELELRLRTRTAEVATDRAAVAEARAAHDGLARENEARLRRLTAIAAERETWRARAASAEEHIATLRDREAEAREEVEELVDAPDEFDDKRRALANELQKAETARRQAADILAEAETRQREADRLAAAALSELAEAREKRGRAEERLVSARERRVEVEARILEALSCAPHEAMRLTGLAADAALPDMRAVERELERLKIERERLGAVNLRADEEQKELSERLAALLKERDDVIEAIRKLRSAIQNLNREGRERLIAAFDVVNVQFQRLFTHLFGGGTAELQLIESDDPLEAGLEILARPPGKKPQTMTLLSGGEQALTAMALIFAVFLTNPAPICVLDEVDAPLDDHNVERYCNLMDEMAASTETRFIIITHNPITMARMNRLFGVTMAEQGVSQLVSVDLQTAERMREAV